One genomic region from Drosophila virilis strain 15010-1051.87 unplaced genomic scaffold, Dvir_AGI_RSII-ME tig00001507, whole genome shotgun sequence encodes:
- the LOC138911540 gene encoding uncharacterized protein has protein sequence MSHNAPQPAGDRVMNTGRMPQPADPHTRAPQPADAQSTQQRNLSCVDSDAERLLFRILPVTLHGANKRIDTYALLDEGSSVTMIDDELLRDLDIKGERRQLNIQWFGGRATREPTTVVSMEVSGADKRKRHMLRNVYAVSNLSLPMQSRHQRDVQMCGNGARLPMKPYRGAVPKLLIGLDHVHLGLPMQTKRFAPQGPYAAATELGWVVFGPARDQPTATSSKSCLLAVSQEDAIQKMVNDYFDIENFGVKLTPPVAASDDARAQRILEDTTVKIGERYQTGLLWNRDNVELPRSYDMAYKRLVNIERKMKRNDQFKQAYMKIMDDYVHKGYARRLKQHEVALANSDKLWYLPHFGVENPNKPGKIRLVFDASAKVGDISLNSALSKGPQHYKSLLAVLFHFREGAVGVCGDIREMFHQVLIRPQDRCAQRFLWRNGDDRREPDVYEMVMTFGAACSPSAAHYVKTLNALQFQDSDPRAVKAILECHYVDDYVDSFDSEGEAITISTRIKEIHANAGFELCQFTSSSPTVADALGQHGTARSIGWGEAEEKILGMCWQPATDDFKFNMKHHKVPRCVLNLERIPTKREFLSLIMSTFDPLGILSCLMITGKLLMREIWRRNVQAAVLGTRLMDTVKKEHSIAISDAILWTDSKTVLRWIGSTHRRYKQFVGNRVGEILESTKVSQWRWVPTAENAADDATRPHCHVDLSQRSRWLDGPTFLRQPESSWPQSEPGTEHSSYEDEEEMPSEFALVAANSFFISFQRFSSYSRLVRTTAWVLRFTRWSRGQRTELERFGLTATECENAENLLIRRAQREAFPDEVRASYNEESVGHRSDIRGQAPYLDDNGVLRAYGRIDAALCIPHSARRPIILSHRHALTELIVYHYHVKMKHQNVDATIGDIRTRFWITKLRRLLRTVISGCSVFKLHRAQPAPLIMGPLPEDRLEANRWPLKFTGLDYFGPLLVTIGRRKEKRWVALFTCLTTRAIHLELAHDLSTDSCIIVIRNFLCRRGPVLRLRSDNGKNFVGANREAKRLIDVFEPEKIQGELSSRGIEWIFNCPANPAEGGAWERMVQCVKRVLRHTVKEVAPKQHVLESFLIEAENVVNSRPLTHLSVSVDQEAPLTPNDLLKGVANLPDTPAIHEQPNERCVTRKQWRMARLLRDRFWKRWVLEYLPTLVRRVKWCARVEPIRHGDMVFICDPAVPRREWRRGIVEELYPGPDGVPRRASIRVADNNRVRLMTRPVAKLAILDDRSVEN, from the coding sequence ATGAGTCACAATGCACCGCAACCAGCAGGTGATAGAGTGATGAATACTGGACGGATGCCGCAGCCAGCGGATCCTCACACAAGGGCACCGCAGCCAGCGGATGCTCAATCGACGCAACAAAGGAACTTAAGTTGTGTCGATTCGGATGCAGAACGCCTACTATTCCGCATATTGCCAGTGACATTGCACGGGGCCAATAAGCGGATCGATACGTACGCGCTCCTCGACGAGGGCTCGTCTGTAACGATGATCGACGACGAACTACTGCGCGATCTAGATATCAAAGGGGAACGCAGGCAACTAAATATACAGTGGTTTGGTGGAAGAGCAACCAGAGAGCCGACCACAGTGGTAAGCATGGAAGTTAGTGGAGCGGACAAGCGCAAACGGCATATGTTGCGAAATGTGTACGCCGTGTCCAACCTCAGCTTACCAATGCAAAGCCGGCATCAACGTGACGTCCAAATGTGCGGCAACGGTGCACGTCTTCCAATGAAACCGTATCGCGGGGCGGTACCAAAACTTCTGATTGGACTTGACCATGTGCATCTTGGACtgccaatgcaaacaaaaaggttTGCACCACAGGGACCATATGCCGCAGCCACCGAACTTGGATGGGTGGTTTTTGGGCCGGCAAGAGATCAACCGACGGCAACGTCATCAAAGTCATGCCTCCTAGCAGTGTCGCAGGAGGATGCAATCCAAAAGATGGTAAACGACTATTTTGATATCGAAAACTTCGGGGTGAAGCTTACGCCACCAGTCGCAGCCAGCGACGATGCACGAGCACAGAGGATACTCGAAGACACCACGGTGAAAATAGGAGAACGTTACCAGACGGGTTTATTATGGAACCGTGATAATGTTGAATTGCCACGAAGCTATgatatggcatacaaaagaTTGGTCAACATTGAGAGAAAGATGAAGCGTAACGATCAGTTTAAACAAgcctatatgaaaattatggacGATTATGTTCACAAAGGATATGCTCGACGATTGAAGCAGCATGAGGTCGCTTTAGCCAACAGCGACAAACTTTGGTATCTTCCGCACTTTGGagttgaaaatccaaataagCCCGGTAAGATAAGACTGGTGTTCGACGCGTCAGCAAAGGTTGGTGATATTTCATTGAATTCGGCATTATCCAAGGGGCCGCAGCACTATAAGTCGCTGCTGGCTGTTCTCTTCCATTTTCGGGAAGGTGCCGTTGGCGTTTGTGGAGACATCCGAGAGATGTTCCATCAAGTGTTGATTCGACCGCAGGACAGATGCGCCCAGCGATTCCTGTGGCGAAACGGCGATGATCGCCGGGAGCCTGATGTTTATGAGATGGTAATGACGTTTGGAGCAGCATGTTCGCCAAGCGCCGCACACTATGTGAAGACCTTGAATGCCCTGCAGTTTCAGGATTCAGACCCTCGCGCGGTTAAAGCTATTCTTGAATGCCACTATGTGGACGACTATGTGGATAGTTTTGATAGTGAAGGCGAAGCCATCACCATATCGACAAGAATAAAAGAAATACATGCAAATGCTGGATTCGAATTGTGCCAGTTTACATCCAGTTCGCCAACTGTAGCTGACGCGCTGGGCCAACATGGGACTGCGAGGAGCATCGGATGGGGCGAAGCTGAAGAAAAGATTCTAGGCATGTGTTGGCAACCAGCCACGGACgatttcaaattcaacatgAAGCACCACAAAGTACCCCGATGTGTGCTAAATTTGGAGCGAATTCCTACGAAGAGGGAATTCTTGAGCTTGATCATGTCAACATTCGATCCTCTGGGAATTCTTAGCTGCCTCATGATAACTGGAAAGTTACTAATGCGTGAGATTTGGCGACGAAATGTGCAAGCAGCCGTGTTAGGAACGAGGCTGATGGACACTGTCAAAAAGGAGCACAGTATAGCGATCAGCGACGCTATACTATGGACTGACTCCAAAACTGTGCTGCGTTGGATAGGCAGCACCCACCGTCGATATAAGCAGTTCGTCGGAAATCGAGTGGGAGAAATTTTGGAGTCAACAAAGGTTTCCCAATGGAGATGGGTACCTACTGCTGAAAATGCAGCAGACGACGCAACGAGGCCGCATTGCCACGTAGACCTCAGCCAACGGTCTCGATGGTTAGACGGGCCAACATTTTTGCGGCAGCCAGAAAGCAGCTGGCCGCAGTCCGAACCGGGCACGGAACACTCATCCTACGAAGATGAAGAAGAGATGCCGAGTGAATTTGCCTTAGTTGCAGCAAATagctttttcatttcatttcagagatTCTCTAGCTACAGTCGGCTGGTGAGGACGACGGCTTGGGTTTTAAGGTTTACGCGCTGGAGCCGTGGACAGAGGACTGAGCTTGAGAGATTCGGCCTCACCGCGACGGAGTGTGAGAACGCTGAGAACTTACTGATACGGCGAGCGCAACGCGAAGCGTTCCCTGACGAGGTTCGAGCCTCATACAATGAAGAATCAGTCGGTCATCGAAGCGACATAAGAGGGCAGGCGCCATACTTGGATGACAATGGAGTCTTGCGTGCGTATGGCAGGATCGATGCCGCACTGTGTATACCGCATAGTGCGAGAAGGCCAATAATATTGTCACACCGGCACGCACTGACGGAACTGATTGTGTATCACTACCATGTGAAAATGAAGCATCAAAACGTGGATGCAACGATAGGTGACATCAGGACCAGATTTTGGATAACAAAGCTGCGTCGACTGTTGCGTACAGTAATATCTGGATGTAGTGTGTTTAAACTACATAGAGCGCAGCCAGCGCCACTTATAATGGGTCCTTTGCCAGAGGACAGACTGGAGGCCAATAGATGGCCATTGAAGTTTACGGGTCTGGACTATTTTGGACCACTCCTTGTGACGATCGGACGTCGAAAGGAAAAGAGATGGGTCGCCTTGTTTACGTGTCTGACGACAAGGGCCATACATTTGGAGCTGGCACATGACCTGTCAACTGATTCCTGTATAATCGTAATCAGGAACTTTCTTTGCCGTCGCGGACCTGTACTGAGGTTGCGCAGTGACAACGGAAAGAACTTTGTTGGGGCCAACAGAGAAGCCAAAAGGCTAATAGATGTATTCGAGCCGGAGAAGATTCAGGGTGAGTTATCTTCTAGAGGCATTGAATGGATCTTCAACTGCCCAGCGAACCCAGCTGAAGGGGGAGCCTGGGAAAGGATGGTGCAGTGTGTCAAGAGAGTGCTACGCCACACAGTAAAGGAAGTGGCACCAAAGCAACACGTACTGGAGAGTTTCCTGATTGAGGCCGAGAACGTTGTGAATTCTCGCCCGCTTACCCACTTGTCGGTGTCTGTGGACCAAGAAGCCCCCCTAACACCGAACGATCTACTCAAAGGAGTGGCCAATCTCCCTGACACGCCCGCTATTCACGAGCAGCCGAACGAGAGATGCGTCACGAGGAAGCAGTGGCGCATGGCGCGGCTGTTACGAGACCGTTTTTGGAAGCGGTGGGTCTTAGAGTACCTGCCTACACTTGTGCGACGCGTGAAATGGTGTGCGCGCGTTGAGCCGATACGCCATGGTGATATGGTGTTTATATGCGATCCGGCCGTGCCACGCAGAGAGTGGCGAAGGGGCATAGTGGAGGAGCTCTACCCTGGCCCAGATGGAGTGCCTCGACGCGCCAGCATCCGCGTGGCGGACAACAACCGAGTGCGACTGATGACTCGTCCCGTGGCTAAACTAGCCATACTGGAT